One genomic window of Burkholderia diffusa includes the following:
- a CDS encoding MipA/OmpV family protein: MPLVGLTVAAAAHAENQYSLSLGGGFAPRYQGSNQYRGVVAPGFSATFGNGFFIDSSTGAGYRLDLPHGAFVSAAVNYDPGRADTNRVDLPGSDYLKGMGRIPGSVLVGLQAGVTLFDAAELSVTVDTPVTHTSRGVSGHVDLAVPVFKTARHEIVVTGSVHAGTGRYTQTFYGVTDAQSMASRFQPYSTRGGIDSATMSVAWNWNLSRHWSVVATGGVTRLLGRYGDSPIVQSRSNYYGMAGATYKF, encoded by the coding sequence GTGCCGCTTGTCGGCCTGACCGTTGCCGCCGCCGCCCATGCGGAAAACCAGTATTCGCTTTCGCTCGGCGGCGGGTTCGCGCCGCGCTATCAGGGAAGCAACCAGTATCGCGGCGTCGTCGCGCCGGGGTTTTCCGCGACATTCGGCAACGGCTTCTTCATCGACAGCAGCACGGGCGCCGGCTATCGGCTGGATCTTCCGCACGGCGCGTTTGTGTCGGCTGCGGTGAACTACGACCCCGGCCGCGCCGACACAAACCGCGTCGACCTGCCCGGTTCGGATTACCTGAAGGGGATGGGCCGGATCCCGGGCTCGGTGCTCGTCGGCCTGCAGGCCGGGGTGACACTGTTCGATGCGGCCGAACTGAGCGTGACGGTCGACACCCCGGTGACGCATACGTCGCGCGGCGTGTCGGGCCATGTCGACCTTGCGGTGCCGGTGTTCAAGACCGCGCGGCACGAGATCGTCGTGACGGGCAGCGTGCATGCCGGGACCGGACGCTACACGCAGACGTTCTATGGCGTGACCGACGCGCAGTCGATGGCGAGCCGCTTCCAGCCGTATTCGACGCGCGGCGGGATCGACAGCGCGACGATGTCGGTCGCATGGAACTGGAACCTGTCGCGACACTGGTCGGTGGTCGCGACCGGTGGCGTGACGCGGCTGCTTGGGCGCTATGGCGACAGCCCGATCGTCCAGTCGCGTAGCAACTACTACGGGATGGCCGGCGCGACCTACAAGTTTTGA
- a CDS encoding response regulator, with product MYNNPLKYRVLLIEDDDRLAQLVREYLDNYEFAVKVVRRGDLAVAAVREHRPALVILDLMLPNLDGMEVCRRIRAFTNVPVLILTARADVYDQVAGLETGADDYVTKPIEPRVLVARARALLRRAQPVATNTPAAAPEALVFGELTISPPNRTVTWRGELVDLKTAEFNLLLILARAAGTVLSRDDILKQLRGIEFDGLDRSVDSGISKLRRRFEDASSEPHKIKTIWGRGYLFSPSAWDE from the coding sequence ATGTACAACAATCCGCTCAAATATCGTGTACTGCTGATCGAGGACGACGACCGCCTGGCGCAGCTCGTGCGCGAATACCTCGACAACTACGAATTCGCCGTGAAGGTCGTGCGGCGTGGCGACCTGGCCGTCGCGGCAGTGCGTGAGCACCGTCCTGCGCTCGTGATCCTTGACCTGATGCTGCCGAACCTCGACGGGATGGAAGTGTGCCGGCGCATTCGCGCGTTCACCAATGTCCCCGTGTTGATTCTCACCGCGCGCGCGGATGTCTACGATCAGGTCGCTGGCCTCGAAACCGGCGCCGACGACTACGTGACGAAGCCGATCGAGCCGCGTGTGCTGGTGGCGCGCGCCCGCGCGCTGCTGCGCCGCGCGCAACCGGTTGCGACGAACACACCGGCTGCCGCGCCCGAAGCGCTGGTATTCGGAGAACTGACGATCTCGCCGCCGAACCGCACCGTCACATGGCGCGGCGAGCTTGTCGATCTGAAAACGGCCGAGTTCAACCTGCTGCTGATTCTCGCGCGCGCGGCCGGCACCGTGCTGAGTCGCGACGACATCCTGAAGCAGTTGCGCGGAATCGAATTCGACGGGCTCGACCGCTCGGTCGATTCCGGCATCTCGAAGCTGCGCCGCCGCTTCGAGGATGCGTCGTCGGAGCCGCACAAGATCAAGACGATCTGGGGCCGCGGCTACCTGTTCAGCCCTTCCGCGTGGGACGAATAA